One Pirellulales bacterium DNA window includes the following coding sequences:
- the hypA gene encoding hydrogenase maturation nickel metallochaperone HypA produces the protein MRYNPASPTTVMGEHEAGKNRRVEAAAMHELSIAQCLVDAACEAAEREDARRVTRLVARIGVLSGVVKEALRFSFDLAAEGTACEGAALEIEDVPVSVLCPRCDAPRELPDCWHFVCPACGTPTPDVVTGRELELVSVEIETHAATHS, from the coding sequence TTGCGGTACAATCCGGCTAGCCCGACGACCGTGATGGGCGAACACGAGGCGGGCAAGAATCGTCGCGTCGAGGCCGCGGCTATGCACGAGCTTTCGATTGCCCAATGCCTGGTCGATGCGGCCTGCGAAGCGGCGGAGCGTGAAGACGCCCGACGAGTGACGCGGCTGGTCGCCCGCATCGGCGTGTTGTCGGGTGTCGTGAAAGAAGCGTTGCGGTTCAGTTTCGATCTGGCCGCCGAAGGCACCGCCTGCGAAGGCGCGGCGCTCGAGATCGAAGATGTGCCGGTCAGCGTCCTGTGTCCCCGGTGCGATGCGCCTCGTGAGTTGCCCGATTGCTGGCACTTTGTCTGTCCGGCCTGTGGCACTCCGACGCCCGACGTCGTGACGGGCCGTGAATTGGAACTGGTATCCGTAGAAATCGAAACCCATGCAGCCACGCATTCTTGA
- the hypB gene encoding hydrogenase nickel incorporation protein HypB, which yields MQPRILELRTKILKKNDELARALRADFGRLGVLVVNVVSGPGAGKTELLTQTLSRLNKDYRTAAVVGDLATENDARRLATSGSPVKQILTGTMCHLEADMVRDALADWSLGEIDFLFIENVGNLVCPSSWDLGEDVRVLVSSVTEGEDKPLKYPTLINSCDAVVISKTDLVAALDFDLGLLRNNIERVRPRVPVLETSAKSGAGLDAWVDLLRTRLGDKRSSHDGKAGRASPLAVEPVSV from the coding sequence ATGCAGCCACGCATTCTTGAGCTTCGCACGAAGATCCTGAAGAAGAACGACGAGCTGGCCCGCGCACTGCGCGCTGACTTCGGCCGCTTGGGCGTGCTCGTGGTGAACGTGGTGTCCGGACCAGGCGCCGGCAAGACTGAGTTGCTCACGCAGACCTTGAGCCGCCTCAACAAGGATTATCGCACGGCTGCCGTCGTGGGCGATCTGGCCACGGAGAACGACGCCCGGCGGCTGGCGACGAGCGGCTCGCCGGTGAAGCAAATTCTGACCGGCACGATGTGCCATCTCGAAGCCGACATGGTGCGCGACGCACTTGCCGATTGGTCACTTGGCGAGATCGACTTCCTGTTCATTGAAAACGTCGGCAATTTGGTTTGCCCATCGAGTTGGGACCTGGGCGAAGACGTGCGCGTGCTGGTCTCGTCGGTGACCGAGGGCGAAGACAAGCCGCTGAAATATCCGACCTTGATCAACTCGTGCGACGCGGTGGTGATCAGCAAAACCGATCTGGTTGCCGCACTGGATTTCGATTTGGGGCTGCTGCGAAACAACATCGAGCGCGTGCGGCCCCGTGTGCCGGTGCTCGAAACGTCTGCCAAGAGCGGCGCCGGGCTCGACGCCTGGGTCGATCTGTTGCGGACGCGTCTCGGCGACAAGCGTTCGTCTCACGACGGGAAGGCCGGTCGCGCCAGTCCGCTGGCGGTCGAACCCGTAAGCGTTTGA
- a CDS encoding ROK family protein, which produces MTSLTESTTPIAGPAPAAGPMTLAIDIGGTGLKASVLDADGNLVVPRVRVPTPHPSPPAVVIEAVVKLVSPLPSYERVSVGFPGVVRKGRTVTAANLGQDDWAGFDLAEALSRHLNKPVKVKNDADLQGLGAIRGQGIEMVITLGTGFGTALFDDGFIATHIELAHHPFRKGDTYEEQLGNAALEKAGRRKWNKRLRKAIDTIRALTNFDTLYIGGGNAKRIDIELPHDVEIVSNDNGMRGGVWLWRHDRHHLILDD; this is translated from the coding sequence ATGACTTCACTCACGGAAAGCACAACCCCGATTGCCGGACCAGCCCCTGCGGCCGGTCCGATGACCCTGGCCATCGACATCGGCGGCACGGGCCTCAAGGCTTCGGTGCTCGATGCCGACGGCAACCTGGTGGTTCCGCGGGTCCGCGTGCCCACCCCGCACCCTTCCCCGCCCGCAGTGGTAATCGAAGCGGTGGTCAAGCTCGTATCGCCGCTGCCGTCGTACGAGCGCGTCTCAGTGGGTTTTCCCGGCGTGGTGCGCAAAGGGCGGACCGTTACGGCGGCCAATTTGGGTCAGGACGACTGGGCCGGGTTCGACCTTGCCGAGGCGCTGTCCCGGCACCTGAACAAACCGGTGAAGGTGAAGAACGACGCCGATTTGCAGGGGCTGGGAGCAATCCGCGGGCAGGGCATTGAGATGGTCATCACGCTCGGCACGGGCTTCGGCACCGCGCTGTTCGACGACGGCTTCATCGCCACGCACATCGAATTGGCCCACCATCCTTTCCGCAAGGGCGACACCTATGAGGAACAGCTCGGCAACGCGGCATTGGAAAAGGCCGGCCGGCGGAAGTGGAACAAGCGGCTGCGCAAAGCGATCGACACCATCCGCGCCCTGACGAACTTTGATACGCTTTACATCGGCGGTGGGAACGCCAAGCGGATCGACATCGAGCTGCCTCACGACGTTGAAATCGTCTCCAACGACAACGGCATGCGCGGCGGCGTTTGGCTCTGGCGCCACGACCGCCACCATCTGATCCTCGACGATTAA
- a CDS encoding ester cyclase, with protein MSAETSKHVVRRLLDEVVNGGRTDILEELVSPDYYDHHPLPGTSPDLDGLKQRFAIRNQAFPDFQATIVQLVAEGDKVAVIMSGKGTHLGDFMGAEPTGREFTIPEAHVFRLANGRLIEHWGLTDLFSLREQLGLVAFPDYAPATA; from the coding sequence GTGTCCGCGGAAACAAGCAAGCATGTCGTGCGCCGCCTCTTGGACGAAGTCGTCAATGGGGGGCGTACGGACATCCTGGAGGAATTAGTCAGCCCGGACTACTACGATCACCATCCTTTGCCGGGGACCTCCCCTGACCTCGATGGTTTGAAACAACGCTTCGCAATCCGAAACCAGGCGTTCCCCGACTTCCAAGCGACCATCGTGCAGTTGGTTGCCGAAGGCGACAAGGTGGCCGTGATCATGTCGGGCAAGGGCACGCACCTGGGCGACTTTATGGGCGCCGAGCCGACGGGCAGAGAGTTCACCATCCCGGAAGCCCACGTTTTCCGGCTCGCCAACGGCCGGCTCATCGAGCACTGGGGCCTGACCGATCTGTTCAGCCTGCGGGAGCAGCTCGGCTTGGTAGCTTTCCCAGACTACGCTCCGGCGACCGCCTGA
- a CDS encoding glycosyltransferase family 87 protein, giving the protein MSKKTDLPVGLRLPLGWAKDHERQLRWIVVVVAIAVFAVQWVRSAVNVEDGDFYLHWQFACRFVQHKLLYAEGLHIPYPPFWAMGWSPIAALSLPAAKMLCYPLSAAALVVLLWTLDRLTRQQLGLSSTRRFWATAAALAIASRFLVRELPECGPNLMLLALTWSAIYLWTRHRDLAAGTCLGFGAALKCTPAIFIAYFAWRRQWKLALTGTAAAAIVSLAPALWQGTADYERHVRLWLRHLSLGAGQVDPTVGVLGPETLQNLSLRPAIARWLMHLPPGHPSRLDQPGYVEFLDLAPALAGRVTKGVLLALLACVAWMVRKPVTDRGDTALLWECAAVGVLALLLSPITWYQHCVALLPAFYLLTRTAAAGGRVAPWMYAVVAAFIAIVIVLNRGVIGRDATLLLASYHLTTWAILSVLLLTLGGRSTATGRRTSDVAASPLRRAA; this is encoded by the coding sequence ATGTCGAAAAAAACGGACCTACCGGTAGGCTTACGCCTCCCGCTCGGCTGGGCGAAGGACCACGAACGGCAACTCCGCTGGATCGTCGTGGTGGTTGCCATCGCGGTGTTTGCCGTGCAGTGGGTGCGGTCCGCAGTCAACGTCGAAGACGGCGACTTTTATCTGCATTGGCAGTTCGCCTGCCGCTTTGTGCAACACAAGCTGCTCTACGCAGAGGGGCTGCACATTCCCTACCCGCCGTTCTGGGCGATGGGCTGGTCGCCCATCGCCGCGCTCTCCTTGCCCGCAGCCAAGATGCTTTGTTATCCGCTCAGCGCCGCCGCCTTGGTCGTGCTCCTCTGGACTCTCGACCGCCTGACGCGCCAACAGCTTGGTCTGTCGAGCACGCGGCGATTCTGGGCGACGGCCGCCGCACTGGCCATCGCATCGCGGTTTCTCGTGCGGGAGCTGCCGGAATGCGGTCCCAATCTGATGCTGCTGGCACTGACGTGGTCGGCAATCTATCTCTGGACCCGGCACCGCGACCTGGCCGCCGGAACGTGCCTCGGCTTTGGCGCCGCCCTGAAATGCACGCCCGCCATCTTCATCGCCTATTTTGCCTGGAGGCGGCAGTGGAAGCTGGCCCTCACCGGCACGGCGGCGGCGGCCATCGTTTCTTTGGCCCCGGCCCTCTGGCAAGGCACGGCCGATTACGAGCGGCACGTGCGGCTGTGGCTGAGGCACCTCAGTCTCGGCGCCGGACAGGTCGACCCGACCGTCGGCGTGCTCGGCCCCGAAACTTTGCAAAACCTTTCCCTGCGGCCGGCGATTGCCCGATGGCTGATGCACTTGCCGCCCGGCCACCCCAGCCGCCTCGACCAGCCCGGATACGTGGAGTTTCTCGATCTCGCGCCGGCCTTGGCCGGGCGAGTCACCAAAGGCGTGCTGTTGGCCTTGCTGGCGTGCGTCGCTTGGATGGTCCGCAAGCCCGTCACCGATCGCGGCGACACGGCCCTTCTCTGGGAATGTGCCGCCGTGGGCGTACTGGCCTTGCTCCTGTCGCCCATCACCTGGTATCAGCACTGTGTGGCCTTGCTGCCCGCGTTTTATCTGTTGACGCGCACGGCGGCGGCCGGTGGCCGTGTCGCACCTTGGATGTACGCCGTCGTGGCCGCGTTCATCGCGATCGTGATTGTGTTGAACCGCGGCGTCATTGGGCGAGATGCCACGCTGCTCTTGGCCAGTTACCACCTCACCACGTGGGCCATTCTGAGCGTCTTGTTGCTGACGCTCGGCGGCCGATCGACTGCAACCGGTCGCCGGACCAGCGATGTCGCGGCCTCACCTCTGCGGCGGGCGGCCTAA